The Verrucomicrobium spinosum DSM 4136 = JCM 18804 genome includes a region encoding these proteins:
- a CDS encoding IS4-like element ISVsp5 family transposase: MKFKPAKVIGSVLGQLCKLIPGHLVANLCAQHHHGSQPRTFSSWSHVVSLLYAQLTHSISLNDVCDSLRHHAGALAAIRGATPPARNTLSHANKNRDSDLMETLFWKMLDHLQHRHPGFGLRYEGLPRRFRRAIYAIDSSTIALVANCMSWAKHRQRKAAAKLHLRLNLQTFLPAFAIIEEASHHDDSRSRALCASLKDGEIALFDKAYINFAHLWELTGRGIFWVTRAKDNMSYRVTRKLQARPQGKVLRDDLIVLKGARSLSQHPGPLRRVEMLVELDGKEVRMAFITNQTEWAASTVGELYQSRWGIEVFFKQIKQTLCICDFLGHSKNAIRWQLWAALLLYVLLRFLAQVSGWPHSFTRLFTMIRGVTWSRVDLLRLLAFYGTAGGPWKMRASPQSVYLPGLEPPVYGTAGVA; the protein is encoded by the coding sequence ATGAAATTCAAACCAGCCAAAGTCATTGGAAGCGTTCTGGGGCAGCTTTGCAAGCTCATTCCCGGGCACTTGGTCGCGAACCTCTGCGCTCAACACCACCACGGCAGCCAGCCGCGCACCTTCAGTTCCTGGAGTCACGTGGTCAGCCTGCTCTACGCGCAACTGACACACTCCATCAGTCTCAACGATGTGTGCGACAGCTTGAGGCATCATGCCGGGGCCCTCGCTGCCATCCGCGGAGCGACACCGCCAGCCCGCAACACCCTGTCCCATGCCAATAAGAATCGGGACAGCGACCTGATGGAGACCCTCTTTTGGAAGATGTTGGATCATCTCCAGCATCGGCACCCCGGGTTTGGCCTGCGCTATGAAGGACTGCCCCGGCGGTTTAGACGGGCCATCTACGCCATCGACTCCAGCACCATCGCCCTGGTGGCCAACTGTATGAGTTGGGCCAAGCACCGGCAGCGCAAGGCGGCGGCCAAGCTCCATTTGCGTCTCAACCTGCAAACCTTCCTGCCAGCCTTTGCCATCATCGAAGAAGCCTCTCATCATGATGACTCGCGCTCCCGCGCGCTTTGTGCCAGCCTCAAAGACGGGGAAATTGCCTTGTTTGACAAGGCTTACATCAACTTTGCCCACCTCTGGGAGTTGACCGGGCGGGGCATCTTCTGGGTCACCCGTGCCAAGGACAACATGAGCTACCGGGTGACGCGCAAGCTCCAGGCACGGCCGCAAGGCAAGGTGCTGCGCGATGACCTCATTGTGCTCAAAGGAGCCAGGAGCCTTTCGCAACATCCCGGCCCGCTGCGCCGGGTGGAGATGCTCGTGGAGCTTGACGGCAAGGAAGTGCGCATGGCCTTTATCACCAACCAGACAGAATGGGCCGCCAGCACGGTAGGAGAACTCTACCAGAGCCGCTGGGGCATTGAAGTGTTCTTCAAGCAGATCAAGCAAACGCTCTGCATCTGTGATTTTTTGGGACATAGCAAAAACGCGATCCGCTGGCAGCTCTGGGCGGCCCTGTTGCTCTATGTGCTGCTGCGGTTCCTGGCACAAGTATCGGGCTGGCCGCACAGCTTCACCCGCCTCTTCACGATGATCCGAGGGGTGACTTGGAGCCGGGTGGATCTGCTCAGATTGCTGGCGTTCTATGGGACAGCAGGCGGTCCATGGAAGATGCGAGCCAGCCCGCAAAGCGTGTATCTGCCTGGGCTGGAGCCCCCCGTCTATGGGACAGCAGGCGTCGCATAA
- a CDS encoding RraA family protein has product MSDADLLAQLAPLYAAVVADVLDGLGFPNQTLPANLRPLTQVHKIYGRVFPAQATTVTEVPAEPYKLEIAAVDAMTRGDVLVVDVGNDETCGFWGELLTTACLFKGVHGVVMSACTRDMWKIRELGFPVFGIGYHPADSKGRADIVEIAEPIRLGNVVVKKGDYILGDEDGLVVIPQEVATEAIRLANEKVQGENIAREDLARGVPMGEVFRKYGIL; this is encoded by the coding sequence ATGTCTGATGCCGATCTCCTTGCCCAACTTGCCCCTCTGTACGCCGCTGTTGTTGCCGATGTGCTGGACGGACTGGGTTTCCCCAACCAAACGCTGCCCGCGAATCTGCGTCCGCTCACCCAGGTCCACAAGATTTATGGAAGGGTGTTTCCTGCCCAGGCCACGACGGTGACAGAAGTGCCTGCTGAACCGTACAAGCTGGAGATTGCCGCAGTGGACGCCATGACCCGTGGGGATGTGCTGGTGGTGGACGTGGGCAATGATGAGACCTGCGGATTTTGGGGGGAGTTGCTGACCACCGCCTGCCTTTTCAAAGGGGTGCATGGGGTGGTGATGAGTGCCTGCACCCGGGACATGTGGAAAATTCGGGAACTCGGCTTCCCAGTGTTTGGCATTGGATATCATCCTGCCGACAGCAAGGGGCGCGCCGACATCGTGGAGATTGCGGAGCCAATCCGGCTGGGAAACGTGGTGGTGAAGAAAGGTGACTACATTCTGGGTGATGAGGACGGTCTGGTGGTGATCCCGCAGGAAGTGGCGACTGAGGCGATCCGCCTGGCCAATGAAAAGGTTCAAGGTGAGAACATCGCCCGCGAGGACTTGGCCCGCGGGGTGCCCATGGGCGAGGTGTTCCGGAAATACGGCATCCTTTGA
- a CDS encoding M81 family metallopeptidase, protein MRPRILLAGLFHETHTFVEGETCLADFATLRGNDILACRGDASPLGGVLEAAERLGWEVIPAIDMRASPGGMVPDEVVETWWREFALVADAALRTGLDAVYLVLHGAMVSPVHEDVEGELLSRIRELPGATSLPVFGVFDLHANYTPRMAAGANCLVAYRENPHTDGRAMAVHAAELLHRCLNAGKAPRQYWRHARVVWPPTGTGTAAPPMRDLESMARALEARHKAFYAVNVVAGFSFADTAETGVSFCISSEGESAEAEAALADLCNLAWELREAGNVRDVSLDEVMAQVIDASQTPFRGPVVIAEPADNIGGGAPGDGTGLLRAFVKHDLQNAAICINDPEAVSRLQGSSPGSKAMLPIGGRGSSLDDGPLHLEVEVVSLKDGLFRLEDRRSHLASMCGDAFYMGPCAVVRHRGVTILLTSNKTPPFDLGQWTSQGIAPEKLEVIGVKAAVAHRRAYEGIASLMLWADTPGPCRSDVTKMPYRRLRPDVYPFVNS, encoded by the coding sequence ATGAGACCCCGGATACTTCTTGCAGGCTTGTTTCATGAAACCCACACCTTTGTGGAGGGCGAGACTTGTCTGGCGGATTTTGCCACGCTGCGTGGGAACGATATTCTGGCCTGCAGAGGCGACGCTTCACCTCTGGGTGGCGTGCTGGAGGCTGCGGAGAGGCTGGGCTGGGAGGTCATCCCGGCCATTGACATGCGGGCCTCGCCGGGGGGCATGGTGCCGGATGAAGTGGTGGAGACATGGTGGCGGGAGTTTGCCCTGGTGGCGGATGCGGCACTCCGGACCGGACTGGATGCGGTGTATCTGGTGCTGCACGGGGCGATGGTGTCCCCGGTGCATGAGGATGTGGAAGGGGAGCTCTTGAGCCGGATCAGGGAGCTGCCGGGGGCAACTTCCTTGCCGGTGTTCGGTGTCTTTGACCTGCATGCCAACTACACGCCACGCATGGCGGCCGGGGCCAACTGTCTGGTGGCCTACCGTGAGAATCCCCACACCGACGGGCGTGCAATGGCCGTTCATGCTGCGGAACTGCTGCATCGTTGTTTGAATGCGGGAAAAGCTCCCCGCCAATATTGGCGGCATGCCCGTGTGGTCTGGCCTCCCACCGGCACAGGCACGGCTGCGCCCCCCATGCGAGATCTGGAGAGCATGGCGCGGGCACTGGAGGCCCGGCATAAAGCCTTCTATGCAGTGAATGTGGTGGCTGGCTTCTCCTTTGCTGACACAGCGGAAACTGGTGTGAGCTTTTGCATCTCCTCTGAAGGTGAGTCGGCCGAGGCAGAGGCGGCCCTTGCCGATCTCTGCAACCTCGCGTGGGAGCTGCGCGAGGCTGGAAATGTGCGGGACGTCTCTCTGGACGAGGTGATGGCCCAGGTGATCGATGCTTCGCAGACACCTTTCCGCGGTCCGGTGGTGATTGCCGAGCCGGCCGACAATATCGGAGGTGGGGCACCGGGCGATGGTACCGGGCTGCTCCGGGCGTTTGTGAAACACGACCTGCAGAATGCTGCCATTTGCATCAATGACCCCGAGGCAGTGAGTCGCTTGCAGGGGAGTTCACCTGGCTCCAAGGCAATGTTGCCCATTGGCGGCCGCGGGAGCTCGCTGGATGACGGGCCACTCCACCTCGAGGTGGAGGTGGTGTCTCTAAAAGATGGGCTCTTCCGTCTGGAGGACCGCCGCAGCCACCTCGCCAGCATGTGTGGAGACGCTTTTTACATGGGCCCATGTGCGGTGGTGCGTCACCGCGGGGTGACAATCCTGCTAACCTCCAACAAGACTCCGCCCTTCGATCTGGGGCAGTGGACCTCCCAGGGCATCGCTCCAGAGAAGCTTGAGGTTATAGGAGTCAAAGCAGCGGTGGCCCATCGCCGGGCCTATGAGGGCATCGCCTCGCTTATGCTTTGGGCGGACACCCCTGGCCCCTGCCGCAGTGATGTGACAAAGATGCCCTACCGCAGGCTGCGGCCTGATGTTTACCCTTTTGTGAATAGCTGA
- a CDS encoding RidA family protein yields MTVSYPRDPNTPVSHLPFSPVVVAGELVLISGQASVDETGQIVSDTFEGEFRRSIENVRKVLAAAGCTLADVIQTRNYVRDPADVPLYNQLYREYFSEPFPTRTTITNCLPPALKYEIEAVAVKPKGQG; encoded by the coding sequence ATGACAGTTTCCTATCCCCGCGATCCCAATACTCCCGTCTCACATCTCCCCTTCAGCCCCGTGGTGGTGGCAGGTGAGCTTGTCCTCATTTCCGGGCAAGCCTCCGTGGATGAAACGGGGCAGATTGTGAGCGACACCTTTGAAGGAGAATTCCGGCGCTCAATCGAGAACGTGCGCAAGGTGCTGGCTGCGGCGGGGTGCACCCTGGCTGACGTGATCCAGACCCGCAACTATGTGCGCGATCCCGCCGATGTGCCGCTCTACAATCAGCTCTACCGGGAGTATTTCTCCGAGCCATTCCCGACTCGCACCACCATCACCAACTGCCTGCCTCCGGCCTTGAAGTATGAGATCGAGGCGGTGGCGGTGAAGCCCAAGGGCCAAGGTTGA
- a CDS encoding MFS transporter: MKPSPTPVRHWILAVTTLSAFLMYIDRACLAWMLDSQSFKDEIHLTNDQASHLKSAFFWAYALAQVPAGWLAERFGKRTLMTVLIVLWSAFTALSGFANGVAMLFIARIGCGIAEAGAYPISGSLLSRWAHINWRGFASGVVSLGGRLGFVLAPLITVKVILLFGSWRWAGWAYGLSGLLVAWLFWMAFRETPEEHPGSNEAERALLAEGRTAAPAAPADTKAGGPGYRFPLKAVLRDRSLWMMCFYQMLTNFGWAFVINSMSTYLRDVRHLSEDMNGYISTLTLFIGMFGLLLGGLLTDWLTRKLGLRLGRLLPLSVTRFLSAGMCLACLWADSPWLLAVCLGLMVFSTDSALPAVWAWAQDVGGRNVAPIFGWANMWGNFGAAIQAATAGWLLKTFDKNGDQQELFIACALAFTLAGILSFGINADRKIAEA; the protein is encoded by the coding sequence TTGAAGCCCTCCCCCACGCCTGTCCGCCACTGGATTCTCGCCGTCACGACCCTTTCGGCGTTCTTGATGTACATTGATCGAGCTTGCCTCGCGTGGATGCTGGACTCCCAGTCGTTCAAGGACGAGATCCATCTTACCAACGATCAGGCCAGTCATTTGAAGAGCGCGTTCTTCTGGGCTTACGCGCTGGCGCAAGTTCCGGCTGGGTGGCTTGCAGAACGCTTTGGCAAGCGCACACTCATGACGGTGCTCATTGTGCTGTGGAGCGCATTCACTGCGCTATCTGGCTTTGCCAATGGCGTCGCGATGCTGTTCATCGCTCGCATTGGCTGCGGCATCGCGGAGGCGGGTGCCTACCCCATCAGCGGCAGCCTGCTCAGTCGCTGGGCGCACATCAACTGGCGGGGCTTCGCCAGCGGCGTGGTATCGCTCGGCGGACGGTTGGGGTTTGTGCTGGCCCCGCTCATCACCGTGAAGGTGATCCTCCTTTTCGGCAGTTGGCGATGGGCGGGGTGGGCGTATGGATTGTCCGGGCTCCTGGTCGCATGGCTGTTCTGGATGGCTTTCCGCGAGACGCCGGAGGAACACCCGGGCAGCAATGAGGCGGAGCGCGCCCTGCTCGCCGAAGGACGGACCGCCGCTCCCGCCGCTCCCGCCGACACCAAGGCAGGTGGCCCCGGCTACCGGTTTCCGCTCAAGGCAGTCCTTCGTGATCGCAGCCTGTGGATGATGTGCTTCTACCAGATGCTCACCAATTTCGGCTGGGCCTTCGTCATCAACTCCATGTCCACCTACCTGCGGGATGTGCGCCACCTGAGTGAGGACATGAACGGCTATATCTCCACGCTCACGCTGTTTATCGGCATGTTCGGCTTGTTGCTAGGCGGCCTGCTCACGGACTGGCTGACACGCAAGTTGGGACTGCGTCTGGGCAGGCTGCTTCCCTTGTCGGTCACCCGCTTCCTTTCAGCGGGCATGTGTCTGGCCTGCCTCTGGGCAGACAGCCCCTGGCTGCTCGCTGTGTGCCTGGGCCTCATGGTCTTCTCCACCGACTCCGCCCTGCCCGCAGTGTGGGCCTGGGCCCAGGACGTCGGCGGCCGCAATGTCGCGCCGATCTTCGGCTGGGCCAACATGTGGGGCAACTTTGGTGCCGCCATCCAGGCCGCAACTGCGGGATGGCTCCTGAAGACGTTCGACAAGAACGGTGACCAGCAGGAGCTTTTCATCGCCTGCGCGTTGGCCTTCACCCTCGCAGGGATTTTGTCGTTTGGGATCAATGCCGACCGGAAGATCGCGGAGGCATGA
- a CDS encoding Tex family protein, with protein sequence MNLKHVETIARELNVKASQVSATAKLIAEGGTVPFIARYRKEVTGSLDEVAITGIRDGMLRLAQLDERREAIVKSLEERKLMTDALKSKIEKAETMAVLEDLFAPYRPKRRTRATIAKEKGLEPLADFIEQNQTVSSADPAKEAANYIKTEDVADELKVASADEALAGARDIIAERVSDAAEARAAIRKLIAEQATISSKVMFGKEEDKDAAKFRDYFDWSEPLKAIPSHRMLAIRRGEKEGFLMMRITAPEGEAIRLLESQFVKGHTACARQVSEAVQDGYKRLLAPSMETEARLEGKKKADAEAVKVFADNLRELLLAAPLGQKRVMGVDPGFRTGCKIVCLDAQGKLLHNDVIYLLGEGNSLVQARTLILNLVERFKIEAVAIGNGTASRETEMFFNKIGLPKSILILMVNESGASIYSASEVAREEFPNHDVTVRGSVSIARRLMDPLAELVKLDPKSIGVGQYQHDVDQTLLKDGLDDVVMSSVNAVGVEVNTASKQLLSYVSGLNQSLAANIVAYRNENGPFKSRAELRNVPRLGDKAFEQAAGFLRIRAAENPLDSSAVHPERYEVVTRMAKDLSSDVSDLLTKEELRKKIDLKKYVTEDVGLPTLQDIVNELAKPGRDPRKQFEVFKFQEGVEKPEDLKVGMKLPGIVTNVTAFGAFVDIGVHQDGLVHVSQLSDHFVKDASEVVKVQQKVQVTVTEVDLQRKRIALSMKSKPDFEKKSGGGGAGGGNRQGPGGPGGGGGNRSFGGGGGNRGSGGFGGGSGGGGVDWFSAAVSKGKK encoded by the coding sequence ATGAATCTGAAACACGTTGAAACCATCGCCCGCGAGCTGAATGTCAAAGCTTCGCAGGTGAGTGCCACGGCCAAGCTGATCGCCGAAGGCGGCACAGTGCCGTTCATCGCCCGTTATCGTAAAGAAGTGACCGGCTCGCTGGATGAGGTGGCCATCACCGGGATCCGCGACGGCATGCTGCGCTTGGCCCAGCTCGATGAGCGCCGTGAAGCCATTGTGAAGTCCCTGGAGGAGCGCAAGCTCATGACAGACGCCCTCAAGTCGAAGATCGAAAAGGCCGAGACCATGGCCGTGCTGGAGGACTTGTTTGCCCCCTACCGTCCGAAGCGCCGCACCCGGGCCACCATCGCCAAGGAAAAGGGCCTTGAGCCCCTGGCTGATTTCATCGAGCAGAATCAGACTGTCTCCAGCGCTGATCCGGCCAAGGAAGCTGCGAACTACATCAAGACCGAAGATGTGGCGGATGAGTTGAAAGTTGCCAGTGCAGATGAGGCTCTGGCAGGTGCCCGCGACATCATTGCGGAGCGGGTGAGCGATGCAGCCGAGGCCCGCGCGGCGATCCGCAAGCTCATTGCGGAGCAGGCCACGATCAGCTCGAAGGTGATGTTTGGGAAGGAAGAGGACAAGGATGCCGCGAAGTTCCGTGACTACTTTGACTGGAGCGAGCCGCTCAAAGCCATTCCCTCGCACCGCATGCTGGCCATCCGCCGTGGGGAGAAGGAAGGCTTCCTCATGATGCGCATCACCGCGCCGGAAGGTGAGGCCATCCGTCTGTTGGAATCCCAGTTTGTGAAAGGGCACACCGCCTGCGCCAGACAGGTATCCGAGGCTGTGCAGGACGGCTACAAGCGCCTTCTGGCCCCCTCCATGGAGACCGAAGCCCGCCTGGAAGGCAAGAAGAAGGCGGATGCCGAGGCCGTGAAAGTGTTCGCAGATAATCTCCGCGAACTCCTTCTGGCCGCCCCCCTGGGCCAGAAGCGTGTGATGGGCGTGGATCCCGGCTTCCGCACGGGTTGCAAGATCGTGTGTCTGGATGCCCAGGGCAAGCTGCTGCACAACGACGTGATCTACCTCCTGGGTGAGGGCAACTCTCTTGTGCAGGCGCGAACCCTGATTCTCAATCTTGTGGAGCGCTTCAAGATCGAGGCCGTGGCGATTGGCAACGGTACCGCCAGCCGCGAGACGGAAATGTTCTTCAACAAGATCGGACTGCCCAAGTCGATCCTCATCCTCATGGTGAATGAGAGCGGCGCATCCATCTACTCCGCCAGTGAGGTGGCTCGTGAAGAGTTCCCGAACCATGACGTCACCGTGCGTGGTTCCGTTTCCATCGCCCGCCGTCTCATGGATCCCCTTGCCGAGCTGGTGAAGCTTGATCCCAAGTCGATCGGGGTTGGTCAGTACCAGCACGACGTGGATCAGACCCTGCTGAAGGACGGCCTGGATGACGTGGTCATGAGCAGCGTGAACGCCGTGGGCGTGGAAGTGAACACGGCCAGCAAGCAGCTGCTGTCCTACGTCTCCGGCTTGAACCAGAGCCTGGCCGCCAACATCGTGGCGTACCGCAACGAGAACGGTCCCTTCAAGAGCCGTGCCGAATTGCGCAACGTGCCGCGTCTGGGTGACAAAGCATTTGAGCAGGCCGCAGGTTTCCTGCGAATCCGAGCTGCGGAAAACCCGCTGGACTCCAGCGCCGTGCACCCGGAGCGCTATGAAGTCGTGACCCGCATGGCCAAGGATCTCTCCTCGGATGTGAGCGACCTCCTCACGAAGGAAGAGCTGCGCAAGAAGATCGATCTCAAGAAGTATGTCACGGAGGATGTGGGGCTGCCCACCCTTCAGGATATCGTGAACGAACTCGCCAAGCCGGGCCGTGACCCGCGCAAACAGTTTGAGGTGTTCAAGTTCCAGGAAGGCGTGGAAAAGCCCGAAGACCTTAAGGTGGGCATGAAGCTCCCCGGCATCGTCACCAACGTGACCGCCTTTGGCGCCTTTGTGGACATTGGCGTGCACCAGGACGGTCTCGTTCACGTGAGCCAGCTCTCGGATCACTTTGTGAAGGATGCGAGCGAGGTGGTGAAGGTGCAGCAGAAGGTGCAGGTGACCGTGACCGAGGTGGATCTGCAGCGCAAGCGCATCGCTCTCTCCATGAAGTCGAAGCCGGACTTTGAGAAGAAGTCTGGCGGTGGCGGTGCGGGTGGCGGGAATCGTCAAGGCCCCGGTGGCCCCGGTGGTGGCGGCGGAAACCGCAGCTTTGGCGGCGGTGGCGGTAACCGTGGCAGTGGTGGTTTTGGCGGCGGCTCCGGTGGCGGTGGTGTGGACTGGTTCTCCGCAGCCGTGTCCAAGGGCAAGAAGTAA
- a CDS encoding glyoxalase superfamily protein, whose product MKAQQSAAVFQVSNLEVALQHYVEVLGFKEDFRFGEYAGVMIGDVSLHLCEHAIHQRPVGGGTVCIFADEVDSYYREILARGAQIKAEPRDYPYGMRDFMVVDLDGNHLSFGCEVTGS is encoded by the coding sequence ATGAAAGCCCAACAGTCCGCCGCGGTGTTTCAGGTGTCCAACCTGGAGGTGGCACTCCAACACTACGTGGAGGTGCTGGGCTTCAAGGAGGATTTCCGATTTGGCGAGTACGCGGGAGTCATGATCGGTGACGTGAGTTTGCACCTCTGTGAGCATGCCATTCACCAGCGTCCCGTGGGGGGCGGCACGGTGTGCATCTTTGCCGATGAGGTTGATTCCTATTACCGGGAAATTCTGGCAAGAGGGGCGCAGATCAAAGCGGAGCCTCGCGATTATCCCTATGGCATGCGGGACTTCATGGTGGTGGACCTGGACGGGAACCACCTGTCCTTTGGCTGTGAGGTGACAGGCTCATAA
- a CDS encoding peptidoglycan-binding domain-containing protein, producing MKTTPSRYLTPALAAMLALGLSVPPAAEAKKKDDDRSKKKSRSSVQHRENRGTPRNAQVARRSAPSRSHSSKSRAVASSRHRPSPSRTIQRKPVKKHIASRSSSRSRVPQQRLASASVHRHDNDRNRDHRVTKSSPVRRSSSISQRERDARSRAIARSADRHHDIRRAPVRRDSDRKHVVRSDRDHDRNRYVSSHREPRHSHNVRQRDRGHYHSRHEHHSHDWYRNNGWDYDYDYYRVHRQHRYYNDLMATFIFDTSGPAYNSGYSYPARPAYDGYGYDLETLYAVQVELANAGYYYGEIDGQIGPGSRSAIINYQQDYNLPVTGRVDSYLLESLGIQ from the coding sequence ATGAAAACGACCCCCTCACGATATCTCACGCCAGCTCTGGCGGCCATGCTGGCGCTGGGACTGAGCGTCCCTCCTGCGGCGGAAGCGAAGAAGAAGGATGATGACCGCAGCAAGAAGAAAAGCCGGTCCAGCGTGCAGCACCGGGAAAATCGGGGCACCCCCCGGAATGCCCAAGTGGCCCGCAGGTCTGCCCCGTCTCGCAGCCACAGTTCAAAGAGCCGCGCCGTGGCCAGCAGCCGACACCGGCCGAGCCCGTCGCGAACCATTCAGCGCAAGCCTGTAAAGAAGCACATCGCATCGCGTTCTTCGTCCCGCAGTCGGGTGCCGCAGCAACGTCTGGCCTCAGCTTCCGTCCATCGCCATGACAATGATCGCAACCGTGATCACCGAGTGACAAAGAGTTCGCCTGTCAGGCGATCCTCTTCCATCTCCCAGCGCGAAAGAGATGCCAGGAGCCGTGCCATCGCCCGCAGCGCTGACCGCCATCACGACATCCGCCGCGCCCCGGTCCGCAGAGATTCGGACAGGAAGCATGTGGTGCGCAGCGACCGCGACCATGACCGCAATCGCTACGTCAGCAGCCACCGAGAACCGCGCCACAGCCACAATGTCCGCCAACGCGATCGGGGACACTATCACAGCCGTCATGAGCACCACTCGCATGACTGGTATCGCAACAACGGCTGGGACTATGACTACGACTACTACCGCGTTCATCGCCAGCACCGCTACTACAATGACCTGATGGCCACCTTTATCTTTGACACCAGCGGTCCGGCCTACAACTCAGGTTACAGCTACCCGGCACGCCCGGCCTATGATGGCTACGGATATGATCTGGAGACCCTCTATGCCGTGCAGGTAGAACTGGCCAACGCGGGCTATTACTATGGTGAGATCGACGGCCAGATCGGTCCTGGATCCCGCTCCGCCATCATCAACTACCAGCAGGACTACAACCTGCCCGTGACCGGACGCGTGGACAGTTACCTCCTCGAATCCCTGGGCATCCAGTAA
- a CDS encoding DJ-1/PfpI family protein — MSAKKILCLAGDFVEDYELMVPYQALVMVGHQVDVVCPDKKAGDKVRTAIHDFEGDQTYSEKPGHNFTLNATFAEINPADYDALLIPGGRAPEYLRLHEIVLNTVRHFTESGKPIAAVCHGVQLLSAAGGLKGRKCAGYYACGPEVTLAGGEFQNIAVDGAFVEGNLVTAPAWPAHPAFLAKFLEVLGTKISL, encoded by the coding sequence ATGAGCGCAAAAAAGATTCTCTGTCTGGCTGGTGATTTCGTCGAAGACTACGAACTGATGGTGCCCTATCAGGCTCTCGTCATGGTGGGTCATCAGGTCGATGTCGTCTGCCCGGACAAAAAGGCTGGCGACAAGGTGCGCACGGCCATCCACGACTTTGAAGGCGACCAAACCTACTCTGAAAAGCCCGGTCACAACTTCACGCTCAATGCGACCTTTGCCGAGATCAATCCAGCTGACTATGACGCCCTGCTCATCCCCGGCGGTCGCGCCCCGGAGTACCTCCGCCTTCACGAAATCGTTCTCAACACCGTCCGTCACTTTACCGAGTCAGGTAAACCGATCGCCGCAGTCTGTCACGGCGTCCAGTTGCTCTCCGCCGCGGGTGGACTCAAAGGGCGCAAGTGCGCTGGCTACTATGCCTGCGGGCCGGAAGTGACTCTGGCTGGCGGGGAATTCCAAAACATCGCCGTGGACGGGGCTTTTGTGGAAGGCAATCTGGTCACCGCCCCCGCCTGGCCAGCCCATCCGGCCTTCCTGGCCAAGTTCCTGGAAGTGCTGGGCACCAAGATCAGCCTCTGA
- a CDS encoding ArsR/SmtB family transcription factor, with protein sequence MEDVTLPAVMQALADPCRVAIVRELLTRDVSLACHEVPLEVSKATRSHHFDVLRQAGIIHTQSEGTKCMTSLRKKELDQRFPGLLKLVEAELPQSTKS encoded by the coding sequence ATGGAAGACGTCACTCTGCCTGCTGTGATGCAAGCACTGGCGGACCCGTGCCGGGTGGCGATTGTGCGGGAACTTCTCACCCGCGACGTCTCTCTGGCCTGCCACGAGGTGCCGCTGGAGGTTTCAAAAGCCACCCGCTCCCACCACTTCGACGTGCTCCGTCAGGCTGGCATCATTCACACGCAGTCAGAGGGGACCAAGTGCATGACTTCCCTCCGCAAGAAGGAGCTGGACCAGCGTTTCCCCGGGCTGCTGAAACTGGTTGAGGCTGAATTGCCCCAGTCCACCAAGTCATAA